Proteins from one Sarcophilus harrisii chromosome 2, mSarHar1.11, whole genome shotgun sequence genomic window:
- the DRD1 gene encoding D(1A) dopamine receptor produces the protein MPLNDTTMDRGGLVVERDFSFRILTACFLSLLILSTLLGNTLVCAAVIRFRHLRSKVTNFFVISLAVSDLLVAVLVMPWKAVAEIAGFWPFGSFCNIWVAFDIMCSTASILNLCVISVDRYWAISSPFRYERKMTPKAAFILISVAWTLSVLISFIPVQLNWHKARPMSSPDGNVSSSQGEAMDNCDSSLSRTYAISSSLISFYIPVAIMIVTYTRIYRIAQKQIRRISALERAAVHAKNCQNTTGNGNNMECSQPESSFKMSFKRETKVLKTLSVIMGVFVCCWLPFFILNCMVPFCESDLPSGETKPFCIDSITFDVFVWFGWANSSLNPIIYAFNADFRKAFSTLLGCYRLCPTANNAIETVSINNNGAVFSSHHEPRGSISKECNLVYLIPQSVTSPRDSKKEEGGGSKPLEKTSPALSVILDYEVDVSLEKINSITQNGQHKT, from the coding sequence ATGCCCTTGAATGATACAACTATGGACAGAGGAGGGCTGGTAGTAGAAAGAGACTTCTCCTTCCGTATCCTTACTGCTTGCTTTCTCTCATTGTTGATCTTGTCTACACTGTTGGGAAACACATTGGTATGTGCAGCTGTCATCAGGTTCCGCCACCTAAGGTCCAAGGTGACCAATTTCTTTGTCATCTCCTTAGCTGTTTCTGACCTCTTAGTAGCTGTCTTGGTCATGCCTTGGAAAGCTGTTGCAGAGATTGCAGGTTTCTGGCCCTTTGGTTCCTTTTGTAATATCTGGGTGGCATTTGATATTATGTGTTCCACAGCCTCTATTCTAAACCTCTGTGTCATCAGTGTTGATAGATATTGGGCTATCTCCAGTCCCTTTCGCTATGAGAGAAAGATGACCCCCAAGGCAGCCTTCATCTTGATCAGTGTTGCTTGGACTTTGtctgttttaatttccttcattccAGTGCAGCTGAATTGGCACAAGGCCAGACCCATGAGCTCACCAGATGGGAATGTTAGTTCTTCCCAAGGTGAGGCAATGGACAACTGTGATTCTAGCCTTAGCAGGACATATGCCATCTCTTCTTCGCTCATTAGTTTTTACATTCCAGTGGCCATCATGATAGTCACATACACAAGGATCTACAGGATTGCACAGAAGCAAATACGACGAATCTCAGCTTTGGAGAGAGCAGCTGTGCATGCCAAGAACTGTCAGAACACCAcaggaaatgggaataatatggAGTGTTCCCAGCCAGAAAGTTCCTTCAAGATGTCCTTCAAGAGAGAAACCAAAGTTTTAAAGACTCTGTCAGTGATCATGGGAGTGTTTGTATGCTGCTGGCTACCTTTTTTCATATTGAACTGCATGGTCCCCTTTTGTGAGTCTGATCTGCCTTCTGGGGAAACAAAGCCCTTCTGTATTGATTCTATTACTTTTGATGTTTTTGTGTGGTTTGGATGGGCAAATTCCTCACTGAACCCCATCATTTATGCCTTCAATGCTGACTTCCGCAAGGCATTTTCGACTCTCCTAGGATGCTACAGGCTTTGTCCCACTGCTAACAATGCGATAGAGACAGTTAGCATCAACAATAATGGGGCTGTGTTTTCAAGCCATCATGAGCCCAGAGGGTCCATTTCCAAGGAGTGTAATCTGGTTTACCTGATTCCACAATCTGTTACCTCCCCACGAGactcaaagaaagaagaaggtgGAGGATCAAAACCATTGGAGAAAACCTCTCCAGCTTTATCTGTCATTTTGGATTATGAAGTTGATGTATCTTTGGAAAAGATTAACTCCATCACACAGAATGGACAACACAAGACCTGA